From Balneola sp. MJW-20, the proteins below share one genomic window:
- a CDS encoding DUF3078 domain-containing protein, with protein MILSSVTAVSVYGQEADSLQASAPDSSAAVVVPSRWTKSWVFNLNGNQATYRDWSEGGVNSLAFSTFTIFRLRYAGKKFGNTTRLNLRFGQTRLEDSGLEKTEDMIRISNKTEYFLTTEQVSAFAEVAFRTQFAKGFDEETGDLISNFMSPGYITESLGLSFQPNENFSAQMGMALKQTFVNADTLDSLYGLGEDEDFRSEGGIDVVIEFQKEVFKNFTYTAEFNSFTNLLIPIRSTDVIMFNRFTGKINSFMSSMIEFSFMYDDDYSSLLQVKQVVTLGFNIQIL; from the coding sequence TTGATTTTATCAAGTGTAACCGCTGTATCGGTTTACGGGCAGGAAGCGGATTCATTACAGGCATCCGCTCCGGATTCCTCAGCGGCGGTTGTGGTCCCAAGTCGATGGACGAAATCCTGGGTATTCAACCTGAATGGTAATCAGGCTACTTATCGCGACTGGAGTGAGGGAGGAGTTAACTCTCTGGCTTTTTCGACCTTCACTATTTTCAGGCTTCGTTATGCCGGTAAGAAATTCGGGAATACCACCCGGCTCAACTTACGGTTTGGTCAGACCCGGCTGGAAGACTCCGGGCTCGAGAAGACGGAAGATATGATCCGGATCAGTAATAAGACCGAATACTTTCTGACTACAGAACAAGTGAGTGCTTTTGCTGAGGTTGCCTTCAGAACTCAGTTTGCCAAGGGATTTGATGAAGAAACGGGTGACCTGATCTCAAACTTTATGTCGCCGGGCTATATCACTGAATCACTGGGCTTGTCTTTTCAGCCCAATGAAAATTTCAGTGCTCAGATGGGTATGGCTCTTAAGCAAACCTTTGTAAACGCTGACACACTCGACAGTCTGTATGGACTTGGAGAAGATGAGGATTTCCGATCGGAAGGGGGAATCGATGTTGTCATAGAATTTCAAAAAGAGGTATTTAAGAATTTTACCTACACAGCCGAATTCAATTCATTCACAAATCTCCTGATCCCCATCAGAAGTACGGATGTGATCATGTTTAACCGGTTTACCGGGAAGATCAACAGCTTCATGTCTTCAATGATCGAATTTTCCTTTATGTATGATGATGACTATTCAAGCCTGCTGCAGGTGAAGCAGGTGGTTACGCTGGGATTCAACATTCAGATTCTCTGA
- a CDS encoding peptidase M61 has protein sequence MKRLLILGVFAAGLISACSPKTGKMIEQNQEAVFEQKAVEASINLTDINEDRLLVQMDPGMFREDTVLFRLPRVVQGTYSISNFGTFAEGFKAYSYDGLEMEVTKTDSNTWVIPDAPALDRIEYYVNDTFDIEGSGKATPFSPAGTNISDDVFVLNLHGFVGYFEGKEDIPYEVAVTSPDGMAYSSAMREVSADTADGEVTIVYAGDRYFDVTDNPLMYGDLTQERFEAGGIEIVFSVYSPSGNHTASQYRDVVYEMMQAQSEYIGDLETTDRYDIFLYLSTQQQDATGFGALEHQTSTVMTYPDAVNESMLNEGLVDVVAHEFFHILTPLSVHSEDVHYFDYNDPTFSRHLWMYEGLTEYFASHFQVYEGLQDRDAFYEKIVGKIQTASALNDTMSFTEMSENVIDEPYASNYYNVYMKGALINMCLDIILREQSDNEMSMIRLIRQLSQKYGKDNPFEDDAILDEITAMTYPEVGEFFETHVVGNTPIDYLVYFDKVGLELEEAEVPVTIFFRDQQTPFINVNQQTGQFYFMEGTMNSTLRELGVQGGDVIKSVNGTALTMQSAQSIIAPSFQWSPDTDLTMVLIRDGDEIEVSGKVGTPTAMSPSLVEMENATEQQIELRNAWLGGN, from the coding sequence ATGAAGAGACTATTAATTCTGGGAGTTTTTGCTGCCGGACTGATTTCAGCATGTTCCCCAAAGACCGGGAAAATGATAGAACAAAACCAGGAAGCAGTGTTTGAGCAGAAAGCCGTGGAAGCTTCCATCAATCTAACTGATATCAATGAAGACCGACTGCTCGTACAAATGGATCCCGGAATGTTCCGGGAGGATACGGTACTTTTCCGACTTCCCAGGGTTGTGCAGGGAACGTATTCCATCAGCAATTTCGGCACCTTTGCTGAGGGTTTTAAAGCGTATTCATATGATGGCTTAGAAATGGAGGTTACTAAGACCGATAGTAATACCTGGGTCATTCCGGATGCTCCTGCACTTGACCGGATCGAATATTACGTGAATGACACATTTGATATAGAGGGCTCCGGTAAAGCGACTCCTTTTTCTCCGGCCGGAACCAATATTTCCGATGATGTCTTTGTGCTTAACCTCCATGGTTTTGTGGGATACTTTGAAGGCAAAGAAGATATTCCTTATGAAGTAGCGGTTACCTCTCCGGACGGCATGGCCTACTCTTCGGCCATGAGGGAAGTGTCGGCCGACACGGCAGACGGAGAAGTGACTATTGTTTATGCAGGTGATCGCTACTTTGATGTAACCGACAACCCGCTCATGTATGGTGATCTCACCCAGGAACGGTTTGAGGCCGGCGGGATCGAGATCGTATTCAGTGTGTACTCCCCGAGCGGCAATCACACAGCTTCTCAGTACAGGGATGTGGTATACGAGATGATGCAGGCTCAGTCTGAGTACATTGGTGACCTGGAGACTACCGATCGATATGATATCTTTCTGTACCTGTCTACTCAGCAGCAGGATGCCACCGGATTCGGAGCACTGGAACATCAGACCTCAACCGTGATGACCTATCCGGATGCTGTAAATGAAAGCATGCTGAATGAAGGATTAGTGGACGTGGTAGCTCATGAGTTCTTTCATATCCTGACACCATTGAGTGTGCATTCTGAGGATGTGCATTACTTCGATTATAATGATCCCACTTTTTCCAGGCATCTCTGGATGTATGAGGGACTGACTGAGTACTTCGCTTCACATTTCCAGGTGTATGAAGGACTGCAGGACCGGGACGCCTTTTATGAGAAGATCGTAGGTAAGATACAGACGGCATCAGCTCTGAATGATACCATGAGTTTCACCGAGATGAGTGAGAATGTGATCGATGAGCCTTATGCATCCAATTACTACAATGTGTATATGAAAGGTGCCCTGATCAATATGTGTCTGGATATTATTCTCAGAGAGCAGAGCGATAATGAGATGAGCATGATCCGTTTGATCCGTCAGCTTTCCCAGAAATACGGAAAGGATAATCCCTTTGAGGATGATGCCATTCTGGATGAGATCACTGCCATGACCTATCCGGAAGTGGGAGAGTTCTTTGAGACCCACGTGGTAGGTAACACTCCCATTGACTACCTGGTCTATTTCGACAAAGTGGGACTGGAGCTCGAAGAGGCCGAAGTTCCTGTAACGATTTTCTTCCGGGATCAGCAGACTCCTTTCATTAATGTGAATCAGCAAACCGGACAGTTCTATTTCATGGAAGGTACAATGAACTCAACGCTGAGGGAGCTGGGCGTACAGGGCGGAGATGTGATCAAATCCGTAAACGGAACGGCATTAACTATGCAGAGTGCACAGTCTATCATTGCCCCGAGTTTTCAGTGGTCACCCGATACGGATCTGACCATGGTCCTGATCCGCGACGGAGATGAAATTGAGGTCTCCGGCAAGGTGGGAACTCCAACTGCCATGAGTCCGAGTCTGGTCGAGATGGAAAATGCCACGGAGCAGCAGATCGAACTACGAAATGCGTGGCTAGGCGGAAACTAG
- a CDS encoding M24 family metallopeptidase has translation MRYLILALTLILTSCSDHKSETESWGPSPWPEIRKERINSLLPKAMEAADVDLWITIARENNNDPIADHIGAENAGGTAAFLFYRDEEGFHSRVYSPSGESTALDELDIHDEVVPVERGLSAVEQAAAFIKEKGFETIAINSSTGNAQADGLSYTQRLNLERALGSELSQRLVSSDELIYEWLSIKLPAEVDIMRKAAELTAAWEIEVYEKIEPGVTTDAEVASWLDEKMKEYGVGEAWSPDQNPNVNSGPDRGHSHATDKIIMPGDVIQIDFGIKLYDRWVSDIQRFAYVLEEGETEAPDDIQFYWESARDGNRAAFNAMKPGVRGVDVDAAQRELMKQNESEYVMWSTGHPVGYVAHDTGPNLGGSQAPSIRPAAQKLLKEGMVFAFDGFHSWPLSDSTFKTISVEEMAVITETGAKYLIDPQEELILVK, from the coding sequence ATGCGTTACCTGATCCTTGCTCTGACCCTGATACTCACTTCCTGTTCAGATCATAAATCCGAAACGGAATCATGGGGTCCGTCTCCCTGGCCTGAGATCCGGAAAGAGCGGATCAATTCCTTACTTCCTAAGGCCATGGAAGCAGCAGATGTGGACCTCTGGATCACGATCGCCCGAGAGAATAATAATGACCCGATCGCGGATCACATAGGTGCTGAAAATGCCGGGGGAACGGCCGCTTTTCTTTTTTACCGGGATGAAGAAGGATTTCACTCACGGGTCTATTCCCCATCCGGTGAATCCACGGCCCTGGATGAACTTGATATTCACGATGAAGTGGTACCGGTAGAACGGGGCCTTTCTGCGGTTGAGCAGGCTGCAGCCTTTATAAAGGAGAAAGGTTTTGAGACCATAGCTATTAATTCCTCCACCGGTAATGCTCAGGCTGACGGACTCAGTTATACGCAGCGCTTAAATCTCGAACGTGCGTTAGGATCTGAACTTTCTCAGCGACTGGTCTCTTCCGATGAACTGATCTATGAGTGGCTTTCGATCAAACTTCCGGCTGAAGTGGATATCATGCGTAAAGCCGCTGAACTCACCGCTGCCTGGGAAATTGAAGTGTATGAGAAAATTGAACCGGGGGTAACTACAGACGCTGAAGTTGCTTCCTGGCTGGATGAGAAAATGAAAGAATACGGGGTTGGAGAAGCATGGTCACCGGATCAGAATCCTAATGTGAATTCCGGACCGGACCGCGGTCATTCCCACGCCACCGATAAGATCATCATGCCCGGTGATGTGATACAGATCGATTTCGGCATCAAACTCTACGACCGCTGGGTTTCTGATATTCAGCGCTTTGCTTATGTGCTCGAAGAAGGTGAGACAGAAGCCCCGGATGATATTCAGTTCTATTGGGAATCAGCCCGCGATGGGAATCGGGCAGCTTTTAATGCGATGAAACCGGGGGTGCGGGGAGTAGATGTGGATGCGGCCCAGCGCGAACTCATGAAACAAAATGAGTCGGAATATGTGATGTGGAGCACCGGTCACCCAGTAGGATACGTTGCCCATGACACGGGACCCAATTTAGGGGGATCCCAGGCGCCATCGATCCGGCCGGCAGCCCAGAAACTATTAAAGGAAGGTATGGTCTTCGCCTTTGACGGGTTTCATAGCTGGCCGCTGAGCGACAGCACTTTTAAAACGATCTCCGTGGAAGAGATGGCAGTCATTACCGAAACCGGAGCCAAATACCTGATCGACCCGCAGGAGGAACTTATTCTGGTAAAATGA